In Pontiella agarivorans, the genomic window CTGCCAGCTGAGTTTCATATTGCTGATCTTAAAGCCGTTACAGTTCGGATTCGGCGCGTTTTCAGGAAGGTCAATGGTCAGGGTTTTATCCTCATTGATCGTATAATTCACAACGCCGTGACCAAACAGTTCGACCTTCGCTTTTTTACCCACTTCATCGACGCAAACCGATTTCAGCGTCAGCGTATGATCTGCCGGCCAGTCCATGGCAAACGCATAAACGGTTTTCCCATCCTTACTCTGCGTATACCGGACATCCTCCTCCGTAAAGTTGGATCCTTCGTGTGCCAAAGAATTCGCGGCACCCTGATGCCCGGTAATCGTCTTCGTGACGCCCTCACCATAGGTGAACCACGGACGGGTTTCGAAAATTCCTTCGCCACACAGATCGTTAAATGCACCCAACGCTTTCAAGCCGCTCATGAACTCAGGCGGAATCGTTCCGGTATGATCTGGTCCGACGTTCAGCAACATACACCCGTTTTTCGCCACAATATCAACAAACATATCCACCACGATATCATCGCTCTGCATGCGAGGATTTGGATAGTAGAACCAGGCGCTCGGCGATGTGTCGGACAACCACGGATAAGCCGTCAGTCGCGGCATATTTCCCCGTTCCAGGTCCAGCGTCCCGTAATAAAGCGGATCATCGCGGCGGGACTTATGAGCCACGGTCGGCTGCGGCTGTCCATAGGCGTGGGCCTTATTATAAAAGTTGGCAAACATCTGGTTCTGAATATCGGGATCCATCCAACCCAGACCAAAATCAAACCAGAGCAGATCCGGCTCATATTTATCCACGAATTCGGCCACGACATCACGCCAGTGTTCCTGATAATCACGCGGGATTTTTTTCCACTCTGATTCTCCCTGCCATTTATATTTGACCCACCTGAAGCCGTCGTCATCAATATAGGTCTCAGAAATGGGATAGCGCTCCTTTCCATATAATTCAGGGGCTTCCGCGCCATCAA contains:
- a CDS encoding alpha-L-fucosidase, which gives rise to MKKMHLQPGYLIVLGMVTLCQSGAIAMGRAQTLPVIEPNAESLKANFQDPEWFRDAKLGIYTHWGPVTEALKFEDPLNTGQLGWYGMQMYLPGSRGFAYHEKYWGGTAKTGFKDIIPHFKAENFDPEVWADLFEMAGARFAGPVSTHHDGFYMWDSDINPYNAAKMGPKRDVCGEMAKALRKRDIKFIGTFHHGFTYRYYEGAWNFDGAEAPELYGKERYPISETYIDDDGFRWVKYKWQGESEWKKIPRDYQEHWRDVVAEFVDKYEPDLLWFDFGLGWMDPDIQNQMFANFYNKAHAYGQPQPTVAHKSRRDDPLYYGTLDLERGNMPRLTAYPWLSDTSPSAWFYYPNPRMQSDDIVVDMFVDIVAKNGCMLLNVGPDHTGTIPPEFMSGLKALGAFNDLCGEGIFETRPWFTYGEGVTKTITGHQGAANSLAHEGSNFTEEDVRYTQSKDGKTVYAFAMDWPADHTLTLKSVCVDEVGKKAKVELFGHGVVNYTINEDKTLTIDLPENAPNPNCNGFKISNMKLSWQ